One genomic window of Actinoplanes lobatus includes the following:
- a CDS encoding glycoside hydrolase family 3 C-terminal domain-containing protein, giving the protein MARLRTRAAALIAGLLAAGITPVTPARAAEPVAPIYLDTRYTFAERAADLVSRMTLAEKVAQLHTNSAPAIARLGVQQYTYWNEGQHGINRLGGNTRRGSVTGGVHATSFPTNLATSMSWDPELIYQETTAIADEARGLLDKSLWGVGQNNIGPDRNAYGNLSYWAPTVNMARDPRWGRNDEGFGEDPLLVAKLAGAYVNGLQGQNRTGERLTPYLKTAATAKHFALNNVEATRQSGSSDTTEANIRNYYTPQFRSLIQDAHVSGLMTAYNRVNGTPAPADTYLANVLAERTWGFAGYSTSDCGAITDIWAANRHNWAPAGWTTATTNGQTTWTNPATGQQLSGAAGAQAWALRAGTQLNCKGDEFTLANIEEALAAGVLSEGVLDDALVRVFTTRMATGEFDPADRVSYTAITKDQIESPAHQRLADQVAANSLVLLKNDPVDGTAVLPADPASLHRVVVVGNLANTVTLGGYSGDPTVQVSAVQGIRNALPGATVTFDACATSTTATTPAVCGAQTLADLPSADLVVVFAGTDLNVATEGKDRATLALPGNYQSLIDQVSAAGNPRSVLAVQAGGPVAIEQAQRKFPAVVFGAYNGQSQGTALAAVLFGAQNPSGHLSFTWQKDDSQLPGIQNYGLTPAQTGGLGRTYQYFTGTPSYPFGHGLSYTSFAYGKVRADRETTTPNGRIIIRFDVTNTGARAGATVAQVYATTPAVAGLDLPVKRLAGFQKTRVLQPGERQQIAVQVHAADLAFYDEKQRKQVVYNGRYQFQVATDAAHVAGSADVRIHGRITPQISYVTVQPDRVQLTPGDTVELGDRNPWIADDTAQAGGHVRADRVVEAVYNDESFADLSRAAVTYRSSNPRVAAVSRTGRITAISAGVATIAVTVDGVTGTTPIVVKQPFTLEVPALTAAGSTVTATVTLPNPGPVRLTGVTLVLDTPPGWTAAPDGPVTFASVAPGRTVRASWTLTAPDDPGTYDVTAGVTFRSTNGPATASAPRTVSLPFPSLVSAYNNAGVSDDAQPAAGNLDGGGYSYSAQALAAATPAITAGGTVDHNGLTFTWPAVAAGSADNVVAGGQTIELNGSGTKLGLIGTGVSGTASGPATVTYTDGTTQTVTLTFTDWYANNPPAGGAVVTSLAYHNTATSPRVRKVSLYYTSVALDPARTIRYLTLPNLSQGVTAAQTSMHIFTTAIG; this is encoded by the coding sequence ATGGCACGCCTGAGAACCCGGGCCGCTGCGCTGATCGCCGGCTTGCTGGCAGCCGGGATCACCCCCGTCACGCCGGCCCGCGCGGCCGAGCCGGTCGCCCCGATCTACCTGGACACCCGCTACACCTTCGCCGAGCGGGCCGCCGACCTGGTGTCCCGGATGACACTCGCCGAGAAGGTGGCCCAGCTGCACACCAACAGCGCGCCGGCCATCGCGCGCCTGGGTGTGCAGCAGTACACGTACTGGAACGAGGGCCAACACGGCATCAACCGGCTCGGCGGCAACACCCGGCGCGGCAGTGTCACCGGCGGGGTGCACGCGACCAGCTTTCCCACCAACCTGGCCACATCGATGTCCTGGGATCCGGAGCTGATCTACCAGGAGACCACGGCCATCGCGGATGAGGCGCGGGGTCTGCTCGACAAGTCGCTGTGGGGCGTCGGGCAGAACAACATCGGGCCGGACCGGAACGCGTACGGCAATCTCAGTTACTGGGCGCCGACGGTCAACATGGCCCGCGACCCGCGCTGGGGCCGCAACGACGAGGGCTTCGGAGAGGATCCGCTTCTGGTCGCGAAGCTCGCGGGAGCGTACGTCAACGGCTTGCAGGGGCAGAACCGCACCGGTGAGCGGCTGACGCCGTACCTGAAAACCGCGGCCACCGCCAAGCACTTCGCGTTGAACAACGTCGAGGCCACCCGGCAGTCCGGCAGCTCGGACACCACCGAGGCGAACATCCGCAACTACTACACGCCGCAATTCCGCAGCCTGATCCAGGACGCCCACGTGTCCGGCCTGATGACGGCGTACAACCGGGTCAACGGCACGCCGGCGCCGGCCGATACCTACCTGGCCAACGTGCTGGCCGAGCGCACGTGGGGGTTCGCCGGCTACTCCACCTCCGACTGCGGCGCCATCACCGACATCTGGGCCGCCAACCGGCACAACTGGGCGCCGGCCGGCTGGACCACCGCCACCACGAACGGGCAGACGACCTGGACGAACCCGGCAACCGGGCAGCAACTCTCCGGAGCGGCCGGCGCGCAGGCCTGGGCCTTGCGGGCTGGTACGCAGCTGAACTGCAAGGGCGACGAGTTCACCCTCGCCAACATCGAGGAAGCCCTGGCCGCCGGGGTACTCAGCGAGGGCGTGCTCGACGACGCGCTCGTACGGGTCTTCACGACCCGGATGGCGACCGGCGAGTTCGACCCGGCCGACCGGGTGAGCTACACCGCGATCACGAAGGATCAGATCGAGAGCCCGGCCCACCAGCGGCTCGCCGATCAGGTGGCGGCCAACTCGCTGGTGCTGCTGAAGAACGACCCGGTGGACGGGACGGCCGTACTGCCGGCTGACCCGGCGAGCCTGCACCGTGTGGTCGTGGTGGGCAACCTGGCGAACACGGTCACGCTGGGCGGCTACTCGGGAGACCCGACCGTACAGGTCAGCGCCGTGCAGGGGATCAGGAACGCACTGCCGGGGGCCACCGTCACCTTCGACGCCTGCGCCACGTCGACCACCGCCACCACACCGGCCGTCTGCGGCGCGCAGACGCTGGCCGACCTACCGTCCGCCGACCTGGTCGTGGTCTTCGCCGGCACCGACCTCAACGTGGCGACCGAAGGCAAGGACCGTGCGACGCTCGCCCTGCCCGGCAACTATCAGTCCCTGATCGATCAGGTCAGCGCGGCCGGCAACCCGCGGTCGGTGCTGGCCGTCCAGGCCGGCGGGCCGGTGGCGATCGAGCAGGCGCAGCGGAAGTTCCCGGCGGTCGTCTTCGGCGCCTACAACGGCCAGAGCCAGGGCACTGCGCTGGCCGCCGTCCTGTTCGGTGCACAGAACCCCAGCGGGCACCTGAGCTTCACGTGGCAGAAGGACGACTCACAGCTGCCCGGCATCCAGAACTACGGGCTCACCCCGGCACAGACCGGTGGGCTCGGCCGCACTTACCAGTACTTCACCGGCACGCCCAGTTATCCGTTCGGGCACGGTCTGAGCTACACCAGTTTCGCGTACGGGAAGGTGCGTGCCGACCGCGAGACCACCACCCCGAACGGGCGGATCATCATCCGCTTCGACGTGACGAACACCGGTGCGAGAGCCGGCGCCACCGTCGCTCAGGTGTACGCCACCACGCCCGCCGTCGCCGGACTCGATCTGCCGGTCAAGCGGCTGGCCGGCTTCCAGAAGACCCGGGTCCTGCAGCCGGGCGAACGCCAGCAGATCGCGGTCCAGGTGCACGCCGCCGACCTCGCCTTCTACGACGAGAAGCAGCGCAAGCAGGTCGTCTACAACGGGCGCTATCAGTTCCAGGTCGCCACCGACGCGGCGCACGTCGCCGGCTCGGCCGACGTCCGGATCCACGGCCGCATCACCCCGCAGATCTCGTACGTGACCGTGCAGCCCGACCGGGTCCAGCTCACCCCGGGTGACACCGTGGAACTCGGCGACCGGAATCCGTGGATCGCCGACGACACCGCCCAGGCCGGCGGCCATGTGCGGGCCGACCGGGTCGTCGAGGCGGTCTACAACGACGAATCGTTCGCCGATCTGAGCCGGGCCGCGGTGACCTACCGCAGCAGCAACCCGCGCGTCGCCGCGGTCAGCCGGACAGGCCGGATCACCGCGATCTCGGCCGGTGTGGCCACCATCGCGGTCACCGTCGACGGTGTCACCGGCACCACGCCTATCGTGGTCAAGCAACCGTTCACCCTCGAGGTCCCGGCCCTGACCGCCGCCGGGAGCACCGTCACCGCCACCGTCACGCTGCCCAACCCCGGCCCGGTCCGGCTGACCGGTGTCACCCTCGTGCTCGACACCCCGCCGGGCTGGACGGCGGCCCCGGACGGCCCGGTCACGTTCGCCTCGGTCGCCCCGGGCCGGACGGTACGGGCGTCGTGGACGCTCACCGCACCGGACGATCCCGGAACGTACGACGTCACGGCCGGCGTCACCTTCCGCAGCACCAACGGGCCCGCGACCGCGTCCGCGCCGCGGACCGTGTCGCTGCCGTTCCCGTCACTCGTCTCGGCCTACAACAACGCCGGAGTCAGCGACGACGCGCAACCGGCGGCCGGCAACCTCGACGGCGGCGGCTATTCCTACTCCGCGCAGGCGCTGGCGGCGGCGACACCGGCCATCACCGCCGGCGGCACCGTCGACCACAACGGCCTCACCTTCACCTGGCCGGCGGTCGCCGCGGGCAGCGCCGACAACGTCGTCGCGGGCGGGCAGACCATCGAGCTCAACGGCTCGGGCACGAAACTCGGGCTGATCGGCACGGGCGTCAGCGGCACCGCCTCCGGCCCGGCCACCGTCACCTACACCGACGGCACCACGCAGACTGTCACGCTCACGTTCACCGACTGGTACGCGAACAACCCGCCGGCCGGCGGCGCTGTCGTCACGTCGCTCGCCTATCACAACACGGCGACCAGCCCACGGGTCCGTAAGGTCAGCCTCTACTACACGTCGGTCGCCCTCGACCCGGCCAGGACCATCCGTTACCTCACCCTTCCCAACCTCAGCCAGGGAGTGACCGCCGCCCAGACCAGCATGCACATCTTCACCACAGCCATCGGCTGA
- a CDS encoding DUF6807 domain-containing protein, whose amino-acid sequence MRAEPTVLRLGDQVVAEYAWRPDLPGTTSPRPYLHPVRTMAGTVVTALRPVSHLHHLGVSIAVADIDGHNFWGSRTFVEGHGPAWLHNHGTQEHVRWAQRTPTRLRHSLRWMSIDREQLLTERRTWSARPIDADSWALTCDFALTNSTGRALRIQSPAAVGRAGAGFGGFFWQAPAGLGECRVTAATGNGPEAVHGCRSPWLAVSAAADERSWWTLVFIAATPATRDDPWFLRTRDYLGVGSSLSWDSPLMLQPGATMARRIVIAVADGILSRDRAAALSAEFAT is encoded by the coding sequence GTGCGTGCTGAGCCGACGGTGTTACGTCTCGGGGATCAGGTGGTCGCCGAGTATGCATGGCGCCCCGACCTGCCCGGCACCACGTCACCGCGCCCCTATCTGCATCCGGTGCGGACCATGGCGGGCACCGTGGTCACCGCGTTGAGGCCGGTCTCGCACCTGCACCACCTCGGCGTGAGCATCGCGGTGGCGGACATCGACGGCCACAACTTCTGGGGCAGCCGCACGTTCGTCGAAGGCCACGGACCGGCGTGGCTGCACAATCACGGCACGCAGGAGCACGTCCGCTGGGCGCAGCGCACGCCGACCCGGTTGCGGCATTCGCTGCGGTGGATGTCGATCGACCGCGAGCAGTTGCTGACCGAGCGGCGCACCTGGTCCGCCCGGCCCATCGACGCCGACTCATGGGCTCTGACCTGTGATTTTGCCCTGACCAACAGCACCGGGCGAGCCCTGCGGATCCAGAGTCCGGCCGCGGTCGGCCGAGCCGGGGCGGGGTTCGGCGGATTCTTCTGGCAGGCGCCCGCAGGGCTCGGCGAGTGCCGGGTCACGGCGGCCACCGGTAACGGCCCCGAGGCCGTCCACGGCTGCCGATCCCCGTGGCTGGCGGTGTCCGCAGCGGCCGACGAACGCAGCTGGTGGACCCTGGTTTTCATCGCCGCAACCCCGGCGACCCGAGACGACCCGTGGTTCCTGCGCACCCGGGACTACCTCGGCGTGGGTTCATCGCTGTCCTGGGATTCGCCGCTGATGCTCCAGCCGGGCGCCACCATGGCCCGCCGGATCGTCATAGCCGTGGCGGACGGCATCCTGTCGCGCGACCGGGCAGCCGCGCTCTCCGCGGAATTCGCGACGTGA
- a CDS encoding ROK family transcriptional regulator, whose product MTLPARRAGSGFLAPARQENVRAHNLGLILQQIAADTTPVSRIELARATGLARPTVSRLVDDLLAGGLIAEVGPDRSRSTGRPPIGLTLSRSGPAGLGLDIRTGSLAACIVDFAGTVRHLEFAARPHPVTSPEQTIDDLAAIAEGAISTAEAQGLTVAGVTLAAPGPVQDRSRARFAPAIGWRDFDAGSRLRAALGSHDVIVSVENEAGLAALAEWHASDKELRNFVCLFGDFELGAGIVLDGELLRGARGWSGELGHVTVEPDGVACSCGAKGCLQGYSGLAAILAAVPDDEQQAGAASHQTPAVTIGVLADRSPQVRSALDRAGTALGISLAALINLIDVDTVLLDGSYSLLATWLTEQIQTQIRDRVLTARWAPIEVRAAPIGPDAAVIGAALTVIDDVRRDPSTWITRTGS is encoded by the coding sequence GTGACCCTACCCGCTCGCCGCGCCGGATCCGGCTTCCTGGCACCAGCCCGCCAGGAGAACGTCCGCGCCCACAACCTCGGCCTCATCCTGCAACAGATCGCCGCGGACACGACTCCGGTCTCCCGGATCGAGCTGGCCCGCGCCACCGGCCTGGCCCGGCCCACAGTGTCCCGCCTGGTCGACGACCTCCTGGCCGGAGGGCTGATCGCCGAGGTCGGCCCCGACCGCTCACGCAGCACCGGCCGTCCACCCATCGGCCTGACGTTGTCCCGCAGCGGGCCGGCCGGCCTCGGCCTGGACATCCGCACAGGCAGCCTGGCCGCCTGCATCGTGGACTTCGCCGGCACGGTACGCCATCTTGAATTCGCTGCGCGCCCTCACCCGGTGACGTCGCCCGAGCAGACCATCGACGATCTGGCCGCCATTGCCGAGGGCGCCATCAGCACCGCCGAGGCGCAGGGACTCACCGTCGCCGGCGTCACCCTCGCCGCTCCCGGGCCGGTGCAGGATCGCAGCCGGGCCCGCTTCGCACCGGCCATCGGGTGGCGGGACTTCGACGCCGGCTCCCGGCTGCGCGCAGCGCTGGGATCGCACGACGTGATCGTCTCCGTCGAGAACGAGGCCGGTCTGGCCGCCCTCGCGGAGTGGCACGCGAGCGACAAGGAGCTGCGCAACTTCGTGTGCCTCTTCGGCGACTTCGAGCTGGGAGCGGGCATCGTTCTGGATGGCGAACTGCTGCGTGGAGCCCGTGGCTGGAGCGGCGAACTCGGGCACGTCACCGTGGAGCCCGATGGCGTGGCATGTTCCTGCGGCGCCAAGGGCTGCCTGCAGGGGTACTCCGGCCTGGCGGCGATCCTCGCCGCCGTGCCCGACGACGAGCAGCAGGCCGGGGCCGCGTCGCACCAGACTCCGGCGGTCACCATCGGGGTGCTGGCCGACCGATCGCCGCAGGTCCGCTCCGCCCTCGATCGGGCCGGCACCGCGCTGGGCATCTCGCTCGCCGCGCTGATCAACCTCATCGACGTCGACACGGTCCTGCTCGATGGCAGTTACTCGTTGCTCGCGACGTGGCTGACCGAACAGATCCAGACGCAGATCCGCGACCGGGTGCTGACCGCCCGGTGGGCGCCGATCGAGGTACGGGCCGCGCCGATCGGTCCGGACGCTGCGGTGATCGGGGCCGCCCTCACCGTCATCGATGATGTACGCCGCGACCCGTCCACGTGGATCACACGCACCGGGAGTTGA
- a CDS encoding pectate lyase family protein produces the protein MARSRLLPALISTVLLLAGMIAPTPARAAGLRHDIGREVLGPRDGWASAEGGVTGGSAATADHVFVVHDRNELAAAVAGDEPKIVYVAGRVDANVDAAGNPLDCADYAAPGWDFGAYLEAYDPAVWTGTPTGPLEDARKASNANQGRSVKIRVGSNTTLAGLPHSAITGAQIELESVQNVILRNLALHDAYTCFPGWNGDAWKTEWDNLALSHTSHVWIDHVSIDDGDHPDAAEPLVFGQHLLRHDGLLDIARQSDLVTISWSRFSGHDKGMLWGNGDTVIADRGKIRVTMHHSEITNLVQRGPRVRFGQVHVYNNLYRSTAGSGYLYSWGVGTESQLYAENNAFQLAAPFTAATIIWVSSGTAIHESGTFVNGRPTSVLAAYNAVNDPDLSPDVGWTPTLHTRIDPAWAVPGLVQAGAGAR, from the coding sequence ATGGCGCGAAGCCGGCTCCTGCCTGCCCTCATCTCGACGGTCCTCCTCCTGGCCGGCATGATCGCCCCCACCCCGGCGCGGGCCGCAGGGCTGCGCCACGACATCGGCCGCGAGGTGCTCGGCCCTCGTGACGGCTGGGCATCGGCCGAGGGCGGCGTCACCGGCGGGTCCGCCGCGACCGCCGATCACGTCTTCGTCGTTCACGATCGCAACGAGTTGGCCGCGGCCGTGGCCGGCGACGAACCGAAGATCGTCTACGTCGCGGGACGTGTCGACGCCAATGTCGACGCGGCCGGCAACCCGCTGGACTGCGCCGACTACGCCGCGCCCGGCTGGGACTTCGGCGCCTACCTCGAGGCCTACGACCCGGCAGTCTGGACCGGCACGCCGACCGGTCCGCTGGAGGATGCCCGAAAAGCTTCCAACGCCAACCAGGGCAGGAGCGTCAAGATCCGGGTCGGGTCGAACACCACACTCGCCGGCCTGCCGCACTCGGCAATCACCGGGGCCCAGATCGAGCTGGAGTCCGTGCAGAACGTCATCCTGCGCAATCTGGCGCTGCACGACGCCTACACGTGCTTCCCGGGATGGAACGGCGACGCTTGGAAGACCGAGTGGGACAACCTGGCACTGAGCCACACCTCGCACGTCTGGATCGACCACGTGAGCATCGACGACGGTGACCATCCGGACGCCGCCGAGCCGCTGGTCTTCGGCCAGCACCTGCTGCGCCACGACGGACTGCTCGACATCGCCCGGCAGAGCGACCTGGTCACCATCTCCTGGAGCCGATTCTCCGGGCACGACAAGGGCATGCTGTGGGGCAACGGCGACACCGTCATCGCCGACCGCGGCAAGATCCGCGTCACCATGCACCACAGCGAGATCACGAACCTCGTCCAACGTGGCCCACGGGTCCGGTTCGGTCAGGTGCACGTCTACAACAACCTGTACCGCTCCACCGCCGGCTCGGGCTACCTGTACTCGTGGGGCGTCGGCACCGAGTCCCAGCTGTACGCCGAGAACAACGCGTTCCAGCTCGCCGCGCCGTTTACCGCGGCCACGATCATCTGGGTCTCCAGCGGCACCGCGATCCACGAGTCCGGCACTTTCGTCAACGGCCGCCCGACCAGCGTTCTCG
- a CDS encoding rhamnogalacturonan acetylesterase has protein sequence MTVYIVGDSTAATYTAEAAPQTGWGQVLAELIGTDVVNAATPGTSSKSFIELGLLDPILDRITAGDCLVVSFGHNDAKADDPARYTEPATTYPEHLSRYVDGARARGAGPVLVTPVERRHFDSSGVIVPSHGKYPAAMAELATGLGVPLIDLTAASTRLWNAEGPAGTKKYFLHVPAGRYPKYPDGIEDDTHFLDYGARAVARLVASSLNSQVRRT, from the coding sequence ATGACCGTCTACATCGTCGGCGACTCCACCGCCGCCACCTATACCGCCGAAGCGGCACCCCAAACCGGATGGGGGCAGGTCCTGGCGGAGCTCATCGGTACCGACGTCGTCAACGCCGCCACGCCCGGGACCAGTTCGAAAAGCTTCATCGAGCTGGGTCTGCTCGACCCGATCCTCGACCGGATCACCGCCGGTGACTGCCTGGTCGTCTCGTTCGGGCACAACGACGCGAAGGCCGATGATCCAGCCCGGTACACCGAACCGGCGACGACCTATCCGGAGCATCTGTCGCGGTACGTCGACGGGGCGCGGGCCAGGGGAGCGGGCCCGGTGCTGGTCACGCCGGTCGAGCGCCGTCACTTCGACAGCTCCGGGGTCATCGTGCCCAGCCACGGCAAGTACCCGGCTGCGATGGCCGAACTCGCCACCGGCCTGGGCGTGCCATTGATCGATCTGACCGCGGCCAGCACCCGGCTGTGGAACGCGGAGGGGCCCGCGGGCACCAAGAAGTACTTCCTGCACGTGCCGGCCGGCAGGTACCCGAAGTACCCGGACGGTATCGAGGACGACACCCACTTTCTGGACTACGGGGCGAGGGCAGTGGCCCGCTTGGTCGCGTCCTCCCTGAACAGCCAGGTCAGGAGGACATGA